One genomic window of Streptomyces sp. NBC_01276 includes the following:
- a CDS encoding toxin glutamine deamidase domain-containing protein, giving the protein MSGDGADLGVPEAAPVRRAEGVTLDEAVEAARPCLARAFAHEPWTIVLQPELSEELDLAWVIRFDTQESIDAADHWIGPLTKGVLVPKDGGAVRFPPSHLPMEEFLAYVRHGGWESASLARTRSATPWQRALEWLLTTYQGRVELAGIEPVAEDAGTWLFACRTIERPGYPRTPMLTASVVVPKDLGRPFHPASDDPWTDAGEYTRTEQERDPQVQARRLNSRGCVVTVAAAIAGAPSTPLPWQPAHEAPGWWELLLERYFPAAVQIRCGSWDEVIRRAGETGPDTQGVVWVRRVIRGAEVSGHLLYVHNNNGSVVFLDGMTGGLARLDTVGVLELVFARLRP; this is encoded by the coding sequence ATGAGCGGCGACGGAGCGGATCTCGGCGTCCCGGAGGCGGCGCCGGTGCGGAGGGCTGAGGGCGTCACGCTCGACGAGGCCGTCGAGGCGGCGAGGCCCTGTCTCGCCCGGGCCTTCGCCCATGAGCCGTGGACGATCGTCCTCCAGCCGGAGCTCAGCGAGGAACTCGACCTGGCCTGGGTCATCCGCTTCGACACGCAGGAGAGCATCGACGCCGCAGACCACTGGATCGGTCCGCTCACCAAGGGGGTTCTCGTCCCGAAGGACGGCGGCGCGGTGCGGTTCCCTCCGTCGCACCTGCCGATGGAGGAGTTCCTGGCCTATGTGCGCCACGGCGGCTGGGAGTCGGCCTCGCTGGCGAGGACCCGTAGCGCCACGCCGTGGCAGCGGGCCCTGGAATGGCTCCTCACCACCTACCAGGGGCGCGTCGAGCTGGCCGGGATCGAGCCGGTCGCCGAGGACGCCGGGACGTGGCTGTTCGCCTGCCGGACCATCGAGCGGCCGGGGTACCCGCGCACGCCCATGCTGACCGCCTCCGTGGTGGTGCCCAAGGACCTGGGACGGCCCTTTCACCCGGCTTCCGACGACCCTTGGACCGATGCCGGGGAGTACACCCGGACCGAGCAGGAACGGGACCCCCAGGTCCAGGCGCGGCGGTTGAACTCGCGCGGATGTGTCGTGACCGTGGCCGCCGCCATCGCCGGGGCGCCGTCGACGCCCCTGCCGTGGCAGCCCGCGCACGAGGCGCCGGGGTGGTGGGAGCTGCTGCTCGAGCGGTACTTCCCGGCCGCCGTGCAGATCCGCTGCGGGAGCTGGGACGAGGTGATCCGGCGGGCCGGGGAGACCGGGCCGGACACCCAGGGCGTCGTGTGGGTGCGCCGGGTGATCCGCGGCGCCGAGGTCAGCGGACACCTGCTGTACGTGCACAACAACAACGGCAGCGTCGTGTTCCTGGACGGCATGACCGGTGGCCTGGCGCGGCTGGACACCGTCGGTGTGCTGGAGCTGGTGTTCGCGCGACTGCGGCCGTAG
- a CDS encoding IucA/IucC family siderophore biosynthesis protein — protein MSLSDAISHLSPELWARANRALVRKALAEFSHERLLTPKLLDSGLYSVLSDDATVEYRFAATLHALDHWSVDEASITRHRDGGPADLDALDFHIELRRTLGLSAEVLPVYLEEISSTLAGSGYKYTKPQVSSAVLAKSSFQDIETGMTEGHPCFVANNGRLGFGVHEYLSYAPETASPVHLVWVAARRDVSTFTAGAGLDHDAFVREELGEDALTLFAAKMASLGLDLADYHLLPVHPWQWWNKTTVTFAAEIANRRLVLLGEGSDAYLAQQSIRTFFNTTTPTKHYVKTAISVLNMGFMRGLSAAYMEATPAINDWLHQLIENDEVLRSVDFSIIRERAAIGYHHRQYERATDRYSPYRKMLAALWRESPVNFVRGEERLATMASLLHVDADGKSFVGALIEESGLTPAEWLASYLRAYLVPLLHCFYQYDLAYMPHGENTILVIEGGVVKRAIFKDIAEEIVVMDPDAVLPPAVERVRADIPEDMKLLSVFTDVFDCFFRFLGPILATEGICEEDTFWKAVADCAHAYQDSVPALADRFERYDLFAPEFQLSCLNRLQLRNNKQMVDLADPSAALQLIGTLKNPVAPFARR, from the coding sequence ATGAGCCTGTCCGACGCCATCTCCCACCTCTCCCCGGAGCTGTGGGCCCGCGCGAACCGCGCCCTGGTCCGCAAGGCGCTCGCCGAGTTCTCGCACGAGCGCCTGCTGACCCCGAAGCTGCTGGACTCGGGCCTGTACTCGGTCCTCAGCGACGACGCCACCGTCGAGTACCGCTTCGCCGCGACCCTCCACGCGCTGGACCACTGGTCGGTGGACGAGGCCTCCATCACCCGCCACCGCGACGGCGGGCCGGCCGACCTGGACGCCCTCGACTTCCACATCGAGCTCCGCCGGACCCTGGGCCTGAGCGCGGAGGTCCTGCCCGTCTACCTGGAGGAGATCTCCTCCACCCTGGCGGGCTCGGGCTACAAGTACACGAAGCCGCAGGTCTCCTCCGCCGTCCTCGCGAAGTCCTCCTTCCAGGACATCGAGACCGGCATGACCGAGGGCCACCCCTGCTTCGTCGCCAACAACGGCCGCCTCGGCTTCGGCGTGCACGAGTACCTCTCGTACGCCCCGGAGACCGCGAGCCCGGTCCACCTGGTGTGGGTCGCCGCCCGCAGGGACGTCTCCACCTTCACGGCGGGCGCGGGCCTGGACCACGACGCCTTCGTCCGCGAGGAGCTCGGCGAGGACGCCCTCACGCTCTTCGCGGCGAAAATGGCCTCCCTCGGCCTGGACCTCGCGGACTACCACCTGCTGCCCGTCCACCCCTGGCAGTGGTGGAACAAGACCACGGTCACCTTCGCCGCCGAGATCGCCAACCGCCGCCTGGTCCTGCTGGGCGAGGGCTCCGACGCCTACCTCGCGCAGCAGTCGATCCGCACCTTCTTCAACACCACCACCCCCACGAAGCACTACGTGAAGACCGCCATCTCGGTCCTCAACATGGGCTTCATGCGTGGCCTTTCGGCGGCGTACATGGAGGCCACCCCGGCCATCAACGACTGGCTGCACCAGCTGATCGAGAACGACGAGGTCCTGCGGTCCGTCGACTTCTCGATCATCCGCGAGCGCGCGGCGATCGGCTACCACCACCGCCAGTACGAGCGCGCGACGGACCGGTACTCCCCGTACCGCAAGATGCTCGCCGCGCTGTGGCGCGAGTCCCCGGTGAACTTCGTCCGGGGCGAGGAGCGCCTGGCGACGATGGCCTCCCTCCTGCACGTGGACGCGGACGGCAAGTCCTTCGTCGGCGCCCTGATCGAGGAGTCGGGCCTCACCCCGGCCGAGTGGCTGGCCTCCTACCTCCGGGCCTACCTCGTCCCCCTCCTCCACTGCTTCTACCAGTACGACCTCGCCTACATGCCGCACGGCGAGAACACGATCCTCGTCATCGAGGGCGGCGTGGTGAAGCGGGCGATCTTCAAGGACATCGCCGAGGAGATCGTGGTCATGGACCCGGACGCGGTCCTGCCGCCCGCGGTCGAGCGGGTCCGGGCGGACATCCCGGAGGACATGAAGCTGCTGTCGGTCTTCACGGACGTCTTCGACTGCTTCTTCCGCTTCCTCGGCCCGATCCTGGCCACCGAGGGCATCTGCGAGGAGGACACCTTCTGGAAGGCCGTGGCCGACTGCGCCCACGCCTACCAGGACTCGGTCCCGGCCCTCGCGGACCGCTTCGAGCGCTACGACCTCTTCGCGCCCGAGTTCCAGCTGTCCTGCCTCAACCGCCTCCAGCTGCGCAACAACAAGCAGATGGTCGACCTCGCCGACCCGTCGGCGGCCCTGCAGCTGATCGGCACCCTCAAGAACCCCGTCGCGCCCTTCGCCCGGCGCTGA
- a CDS encoding GNAT family N-acetyltransferase: protein MSTTAEILFTRTDAVLGTFTIRPLDPFADAELLHGWVTDPKAAFWMMQDATLTEVEREYVRITTHEHHQAFIGLHEGRPAFLMESYDPARLELVGLYDPEPGDVGMHFLVAPTDTPVSGFTRAVITTVMASLFADPANLRVVVEPDVRNKAVHALNEAVGFVPEREVVKPEKTALLSFCTREQFEATQQESI, encoded by the coding sequence ATGAGCACCACCGCCGAGATCCTCTTCACCCGCACCGACGCCGTCCTCGGGACCTTCACGATCCGTCCCCTGGACCCGTTCGCCGACGCGGAACTGCTGCACGGCTGGGTCACCGACCCGAAGGCCGCGTTCTGGATGATGCAGGACGCCACGCTCACCGAGGTGGAGCGCGAGTACGTGCGCATCACCACGCACGAGCACCACCAGGCCTTCATCGGCCTGCACGAGGGCCGGCCCGCCTTCCTCATGGAGAGCTACGACCCGGCGCGCCTGGAGCTGGTCGGCCTGTACGACCCCGAGCCCGGCGACGTCGGCATGCACTTCCTGGTCGCCCCGACCGACACCCCGGTCAGCGGCTTCACCCGCGCCGTGATCACCACGGTGATGGCCTCGCTCTTCGCCGACCCGGCGAACCTCCGCGTCGTCGTCGAGCCCGACGTCCGCAACAAGGCCGTCCACGCCCTCAACGAGGCGGTCGGTTTCGTCCCCGAGCGCGAGGTCGTCAAGCCGGAGAAGACCGCCCTGCTCAGCTTCTGCACCCGCGAGCAGTTCGAGGCCACCCAGCAGGAGTCGATATGA
- a CDS encoding lysine N(6)-hydroxylase/L-ornithine N(5)-oxygenase family protein: MPSTVKPHDFIGIGLGPFNLGLACLTAPIDELDGLFIESKPHFEWHAGMFLDGAHLQTPFMSDLVTLADPTSPFSFLNYLKDKDRLYSFYIRENFYPLRAEYNDYCRWAADRLDNVLYSTTVTEVTYDGAAGLYEVHTDKGETHLARRLVLGTGTSPHVPRACGDLGGDFLHNSAYMQNKAELQKKKSITLIGSGQSAAEIYLDLLAEIDSYGYQLNWVTRSPRFFPLEYTKLTLEMTSPEYVDYFHALPEDTRYRLETQQKNLFKGIDGDLINEIFDLLYQKKISMPGPVPTTLLTNTSLNGTAYDTTTGTYTLGLRQEEQERDFSLATEGLVLATGYEYVVPGFLDPVRDRLNFDGRGRLDAGRNYSVDTTGRGVYLQNGTTHNHSITSPDLGMAAYRNAYIVGELLGREYYKVEKSIAFQQFAAPEGTHA; encoded by the coding sequence TTGCCGTCCACCGTTAAGCCCCACGACTTCATCGGCATCGGCCTCGGTCCCTTCAACCTGGGACTCGCCTGCCTGACCGCGCCGATCGACGAGCTCGACGGCCTCTTCATCGAGTCGAAGCCGCACTTCGAGTGGCACGCCGGCATGTTCCTCGACGGTGCGCACCTGCAGACGCCGTTCATGTCGGACCTGGTCACCCTCGCCGACCCGACCTCGCCCTTCTCCTTCCTGAACTACCTGAAGGACAAGGACCGGCTGTACTCCTTCTACATCCGGGAGAACTTCTACCCGCTGCGCGCCGAGTACAACGACTACTGCCGCTGGGCCGCCGACCGGCTCGACAACGTCCTGTACTCCACCACGGTCACCGAGGTCACCTACGACGGGGCCGCCGGCCTCTACGAGGTCCACACGGACAAGGGCGAGACCCACCTCGCCCGCCGCCTGGTCCTGGGCACCGGCACCTCGCCCCACGTCCCGCGGGCCTGCGGGGACCTCGGCGGCGACTTCCTGCACAACTCGGCCTACATGCAGAACAAGGCGGAGCTGCAGAAGAAGAAGTCGATCACCCTGATCGGCTCCGGCCAGAGCGCGGCCGAGATCTACCTCGACCTCCTCGCCGAGATCGACTCGTACGGCTACCAGCTGAACTGGGTCACCCGCTCCCCCCGCTTCTTCCCCCTCGAATACACCAAGCTGACGCTGGAGATGACCTCCCCGGAATACGTGGACTACTTCCACGCCCTCCCGGAGGACACCCGCTACCGCCTGGAGACCCAGCAGAAGAACCTCTTCAAGGGCATCGACGGCGACCTGATCAACGAGATCTTCGACCTGCTCTACCAGAAGAAGATCAGCATGCCGGGCCCCGTCCCGACCACCCTGCTGACCAACACCTCCCTGAACGGCACGGCGTACGACACCACCACGGGCACCTACACCCTGGGGCTGCGCCAGGAGGAGCAGGAGCGGGACTTCTCCCTCGCCACCGAGGGCCTGGTGCTCGCCACCGGCTACGAGTACGTCGTCCCCGGATTCCTGGACCCGGTCCGCGACCGCCTGAACTTCGACGGCCGCGGCCGCCTCGACGCGGGCCGCAACTACAGCGTGGACACGACCGGCCGGGGCGTCTACCTCCAGAACGGCACGACCCACAACCACTCCATCACCTCGCCCGACCTGGGCATGGCCGCGTACCGCAACGCGTACATCGTCGGTGAGCTGCTCGGCCGCGAGTACTACAAGGTCGAGAAGTCCATCGCGTTCCAGCAGTTCGCCGCCCCGGAAGGCACGCACGCATGA
- a CDS encoding aspartate aminotransferase family protein: MRSHLLNETTADLYRRSVTEGVDRVAAKLATTEQPHTGVSVDELAPVIASIDLDTPLADTAAALDELEGVYLRDAVYFHHPRYLGHLNCPVVIPAVVGEAVLSAVNSSLDTWDQSIGGTLIERRLIDWTARRIGLGEGADGIFTSGGSQSNFHALLLARDEACRIVMKRALDRGVELAKAELLPKLRIFTSEASHFSVQKSAAMLGLGYEAVISVPVDRNRRMDTSVLALELENCAAEGLFPMAVVATAGTTDFGSIDPLPEIARLTSEHSAWMHVDAAYGCGLLVSPTRRHLLDGIGHADSVTVDYHKSFFQPVSSSAMLVRDRDTLKHATYHADYLNPRRMAEERIPNQVDKSIQTTRRFDALKLWMTLRVMGADGLGSLFDEVIDLAAAGYEVIEADPRFEVVVRPQISTLVFRYVPAGGEYRADLLDEAQLHARKALFASGEAVVAGTRVDGRQYLKFTLLNPQTTTSDIAAVLDLLAAHAEQFLGESLAVHR, encoded by the coding sequence ATGCGCTCGCATCTGCTGAACGAGACGACCGCGGACCTCTACCGGCGCTCCGTCACCGAGGGCGTCGACCGCGTCGCCGCCAAACTCGCGACCACGGAACAACCCCACACCGGCGTGTCCGTCGACGAGCTCGCCCCGGTCATCGCCTCGATCGACCTCGACACCCCGCTGGCCGACACCGCGGCCGCGCTCGACGAGCTCGAAGGCGTCTACCTCCGTGACGCGGTCTACTTCCACCACCCCCGCTACCTGGGCCACCTCAACTGCCCGGTGGTCATCCCCGCGGTGGTCGGCGAAGCGGTCCTCTCGGCCGTCAACTCCTCGCTCGACACCTGGGACCAGTCCATCGGCGGCACGCTCATCGAGCGCCGCCTGATCGACTGGACCGCCCGCCGCATCGGCCTCGGCGAGGGCGCCGACGGCATCTTCACCTCCGGCGGCAGCCAGTCGAACTTCCACGCGCTGCTCCTGGCCCGCGACGAGGCCTGCCGCATCGTCATGAAGCGCGCCCTGGACCGGGGCGTCGAGCTCGCCAAGGCCGAACTGCTGCCGAAGCTGCGCATCTTCACCTCCGAGGCCAGCCACTTCAGCGTCCAGAAGTCGGCCGCCATGCTCGGCCTCGGCTACGAGGCGGTCATCTCCGTCCCGGTCGACCGCAACCGCCGCATGGACACCTCGGTGCTCGCCCTGGAGCTGGAGAACTGCGCCGCCGAGGGCCTCTTCCCGATGGCCGTCGTCGCCACCGCCGGCACCACCGACTTCGGGTCCATCGACCCGCTCCCCGAGATCGCCCGCCTGACCTCCGAGCACTCCGCGTGGATGCACGTGGACGCCGCCTACGGCTGCGGACTGCTGGTCTCCCCCACCCGCCGGCACCTCCTCGACGGCATCGGGCACGCCGACTCGGTCACGGTCGACTACCACAAGTCCTTCTTCCAGCCGGTGAGTTCCAGCGCGATGCTGGTCCGCGACCGCGACACCCTCAAGCACGCCACGTACCACGCGGACTACCTCAACCCGCGCCGGATGGCCGAGGAGCGGATCCCGAACCAGGTCGACAAGTCGATCCAGACCACGCGCCGTTTCGACGCCCTCAAGCTCTGGATGACCCTGCGCGTCATGGGCGCCGACGGCCTCGGCTCACTCTTCGACGAGGTCATCGACCTGGCCGCCGCCGGCTACGAGGTCATCGAGGCCGACCCGCGCTTCGAGGTCGTCGTCCGCCCGCAGATCTCCACCCTGGTCTTCCGCTACGTCCCCGCCGGCGGCGAGTACCGGGCGGACCTCCTCGACGAGGCCCAGCTGCACGCCCGCAAGGCCCTGTTCGCCTCCGGCGAGGCCGTCGTGGCCGGCACCAGGGTGGACGGCCGCCAGTACCTGAAGTTCACCCTCCTCAACCCGCAGACCACGACGTCCGACATCGCGGCCGTCCTCGACCTCCTCGCCGCACACGCCGAGCAGTTCCTGGGAGAATCCCTTGCCGTCCACCGTTAA
- a CDS encoding siderophore-interacting protein, which produces MTATESAAHFGFFTLEVLRTRRLGHSFLRVTFGGESLAGFRSGGFDQSLSLFLPPEHREHTELPSTAEDTWFAEWRGMPEEERPVMRSYTVREQRRTPGGADEVDIDFVLHGDSSPASRWAGKAVTGRRIMAIGPAVAENKSVRFQPPAGTDAVLMYADETALPAAAAILDRLPAGTRVKAWFEVPHEDDRIALPAPADADVTWIVREKGAGRERTEEVVERVRASALPAAEAPYAWIAGEAGTIRAVRRHLVQERSVDRRAVRFTGYWRLGASEEQLLAEAYAGKAASEDPASEL; this is translated from the coding sequence ATGACCGCCACCGAATCCGCCGCGCACTTCGGCTTCTTCACGCTCGAAGTCCTGCGCACGCGGCGCCTCGGCCACTCGTTCCTGCGCGTCACCTTCGGCGGGGAGTCCCTCGCCGGATTCCGGTCGGGGGGCTTCGACCAGAGCCTCTCGCTCTTCCTGCCGCCCGAGCACCGGGAGCACACCGAACTCCCCTCCACCGCCGAGGACACCTGGTTCGCCGAGTGGCGGGGGATGCCGGAGGAGGAGCGGCCCGTGATGCGCTCGTACACCGTGCGCGAGCAGCGGCGCACGCCCGGCGGCGCGGACGAGGTGGACATCGACTTCGTCCTGCACGGGGACTCCTCCCCGGCCTCCCGCTGGGCGGGCAAGGCGGTGACCGGCCGCCGGATCATGGCGATCGGCCCGGCCGTCGCGGAGAACAAGTCCGTGCGCTTCCAGCCCCCTGCGGGCACCGACGCGGTGCTGATGTACGCGGACGAGACGGCCCTGCCGGCCGCCGCGGCGATCCTGGACCGGCTCCCCGCCGGAACCAGGGTGAAGGCGTGGTTCGAGGTCCCGCACGAGGACGACCGGATCGCCCTGCCGGCTCCGGCGGACGCGGACGTCACCTGGATCGTGCGCGAGAAGGGGGCCGGCCGGGAGCGGACCGAAGAGGTGGTGGAGCGGGTGCGGGCGAGCGCGCTGCCCGCCGCCGAGGCCCCGTACGCCTGGATCGCGGGCGAGGCCGGCACCATCCGCGCGGTACGCCGCCACCTGGTGCAGGAACGTTCCGTCGACCGGCGCGCGGTGCGCTTCACCGGCTACTGGCGCCTCGGCGCGAGCGAGGAGCAGCTGCTCGCCGAGGCGTACGCGGGCAAGGCCGCGAGCGAGGACCCCGCGTCCGAGCTGTAG
- a CDS encoding ABC transporter substrate-binding protein has product MPKPRTSVLSRRGFVAAGGALGLVAALSACGGNTGTAKDGAGDKGGASAAASGPWTFKDDLGKDVSTKSAPKNIVAFTGTAAALYDYGVQVKGVFGPTKLADGKPDPQAGSMDISKVEILGNVYDEFNVEKYAALRPDVLLTNTWDGSYWYVPEASKDKILKLAPAAAIATGSDASMDKALARTAELAQSLGADPKNQKTVDAKARFEAAAAKVREATKANPGVKVLVGSGDADHLYVSTPKTSADLKYFESLGVEFVTPDHLDQGSVFFESLSWENAGKYKADVVLLDNRTGTLQNEQLTKEKPTWAALPAVKAGQIAPRVTEPIYSYEKCAQILEDLAKTVQNAKKVS; this is encoded by the coding sequence ATGCCCAAGCCCAGAACCTCCGTCCTCTCCCGTCGCGGCTTCGTCGCGGCGGGCGGCGCCCTCGGCCTCGTCGCGGCGCTCAGCGCCTGCGGCGGCAACACCGGCACGGCGAAGGACGGCGCGGGCGACAAGGGCGGCGCCTCCGCGGCGGCTTCCGGCCCCTGGACGTTCAAGGACGACCTCGGCAAGGACGTCAGCACCAAGTCCGCGCCGAAGAACATCGTCGCCTTCACCGGCACGGCCGCCGCCCTCTACGACTACGGCGTCCAAGTCAAGGGCGTGTTCGGCCCGACCAAGCTCGCCGACGGCAAGCCGGACCCGCAGGCCGGCTCCATGGACATCTCCAAGGTCGAGATCCTGGGCAACGTCTACGACGAGTTCAACGTCGAGAAGTACGCGGCCCTGCGGCCCGACGTGCTGCTGACCAACACCTGGGACGGCTCGTACTGGTACGTCCCCGAGGCCTCCAAGGACAAGATCCTGAAGCTGGCCCCGGCCGCCGCCATCGCCACGGGCAGCGACGCCTCGATGGACAAGGCCCTCGCCCGCACGGCGGAGCTCGCCCAGTCCCTCGGCGCCGACCCGAAGAACCAGAAGACCGTCGACGCCAAGGCCCGCTTCGAGGCCGCCGCCGCGAAGGTCCGCGAGGCCACCAAGGCCAACCCGGGCGTCAAGGTGCTCGTCGGCTCGGGCGACGCGGACCACCTCTACGTCTCCACCCCGAAGACCTCGGCCGACCTGAAGTACTTCGAGTCCCTCGGCGTGGAGTTCGTGACCCCGGACCACCTCGACCAGGGCAGCGTCTTCTTCGAGAGCCTGAGCTGGGAGAACGCCGGCAAGTACAAGGCCGACGTCGTCCTGCTCGACAACCGCACCGGCACCCTGCAGAACGAGCAGCTGACGAAGGAGAAGCCCACCTGGGCCGCGCTGCCCGCCGTCAAGGCCGGCCAGATCGCCCCGCGCGTGACGGAGCCGATCTACTCGTACGAGAAGTGCGCGCAGATCCTGGAAGACCTCGCGAAGACCGTCCAGAACGCCAAGAAGGTCAGCTGA
- a CDS encoding acyl-CoA dehydrogenase family protein has translation MALDHRLTPEHEELRRTVEAFAHDVIAPKIGDLYERHEFPYEIVREMGRMGLFGLPFPEEYGGMGGDYLALGIALEELARVDSSVAITLEAGVSLGAMPLYLFGSEEQKREWLPKMCSGEVLGAFGLTEPGAGSDAGGTRTTAVKDGDEWVINGSKCFITNSGTDITGLVTVTAVTGRKADGRPEISSIIVPSGTPGFTVAAPYSKVGWNSSDTRELSFADVRVPLANLVGDEGRGYAQFLRILDEGRIAISALATGLAQGCVDESVKYAKERHAFGKAIGDNQAIQFKLADMEMRAHMARIGWRDAASRLVAGEPFKKEAAIAKLYSSTVAVDNARDATQIHGGYGFMNEYPVARMWRDSKILEIGEGTSEVQRMLIARELGFAG, from the coding sequence ATGGCCCTCGACCACCGGCTCACCCCCGAGCACGAGGAACTCCGCCGCACCGTCGAGGCGTTCGCCCACGACGTCATCGCCCCGAAGATCGGCGACCTGTACGAGCGCCACGAGTTCCCGTACGAGATCGTCCGCGAGATGGGCCGCATGGGCCTGTTCGGCCTGCCCTTCCCGGAGGAGTACGGCGGCATGGGCGGCGACTACCTCGCCCTCGGCATCGCCCTGGAGGAGCTGGCCCGCGTCGACTCCTCGGTCGCCATCACCCTGGAGGCGGGCGTCTCGCTGGGCGCCATGCCGCTCTACCTCTTCGGCTCCGAGGAGCAGAAGCGGGAGTGGCTGCCCAAGATGTGCTCCGGGGAGGTCCTGGGCGCGTTCGGCCTGACCGAGCCCGGCGCGGGCAGCGACGCCGGCGGCACCCGCACCACCGCCGTCAAGGACGGCGACGAGTGGGTCATCAACGGCTCGAAGTGCTTCATCACCAACTCCGGTACGGACATCACCGGACTGGTGACCGTCACCGCCGTGACCGGTCGCAAGGCGGACGGCCGTCCGGAGATCTCCTCGATCATCGTCCCGTCGGGCACTCCCGGGTTCACGGTCGCCGCGCCCTACTCCAAGGTCGGCTGGAACTCCTCGGACACCCGCGAGCTTTCCTTCGCCGACGTCCGCGTCCCGCTGGCCAACCTCGTCGGCGACGAGGGCCGCGGATACGCCCAGTTCCTGCGGATCCTGGACGAGGGCCGCATCGCCATCTCGGCACTCGCCACCGGCCTCGCGCAGGGCTGTGTGGACGAGTCGGTCAAGTACGCGAAGGAACGGCACGCCTTCGGCAAGGCGATCGGCGACAACCAGGCCATCCAGTTCAAGCTGGCGGACATGGAGATGCGCGCGCACATGGCCCGCATCGGCTGGCGCGACGCGGCCTCCCGCCTGGTGGCCGGGGAGCCGTTCAAGAAGGAGGCTGCGATCGCGAAGCTGTACTCCTCGACCGTGGCCGTGGACAACGCCCGTGACGCCACGCAGATCCACGGCGGCTACGGCTTCATGAACGAGTACCCCGTGGCCCGCATGTGGCGGGACTCCAAGATCCTGGAAATCGGCGAAGGCACGAGCGAGGTGCAGCGCATGCTCATCGCCCGTGAGCTGGGCTTCGCCGGCTGA
- a CDS encoding hydroxymethylglutaryl-CoA lyase, translating to MNVPAPGLPARVRIHEVGARDGLQNEKTAVPTAVKAEFVHRLAAAGLTTVEATSFVHPKWVPQLADAEELFPRLQDLAGVHLPVLVPNERGLDRALALGADRIAVFGSATETFASRNLNRTVAESLTMFEPVVARAKEGGAHVRGYLSMCFGDPWEGPVPVHQVVRVAKALLDLGCDELSLGDTIGVATPGHVQSLLGELNEEGVPTDRIGVHFHDTYGQALSNTLAALQHGVTTVDASAGGLGGCPYAKSATGNLATEDLVWMLDGLGIETGVDLAALTATSVWMAEQLGRPSPSRTVRALSHKE from the coding sequence ATGAACGTCCCGGCCCCCGGGCTGCCGGCCCGGGTCCGCATCCACGAGGTCGGCGCCCGCGACGGACTGCAGAACGAGAAGACGGCCGTACCCACCGCCGTCAAGGCCGAGTTCGTCCACCGCCTCGCCGCCGCCGGCCTGACGACCGTCGAGGCGACCAGCTTCGTGCACCCCAAGTGGGTGCCCCAGCTGGCCGACGCCGAGGAGCTTTTCCCGCGGCTCCAGGACCTGGCCGGGGTGCACCTGCCCGTCCTCGTCCCCAACGAGCGCGGCCTCGACCGCGCCCTGGCGCTCGGCGCGGACCGCATCGCCGTGTTCGGCTCGGCCACCGAGACCTTCGCGTCCCGCAACCTGAACCGGACCGTCGCCGAGTCCCTCACCATGTTCGAGCCCGTCGTGGCCCGTGCCAAGGAGGGCGGCGCGCACGTGCGCGGCTACCTCTCCATGTGCTTCGGCGACCCCTGGGAGGGCCCGGTCCCGGTCCACCAGGTGGTCCGGGTCGCCAAGGCCCTGCTCGACCTCGGCTGCGACGAGCTCAGCCTCGGCGACACCATCGGCGTCGCCACCCCGGGCCATGTCCAAAGCCTCCTCGGCGAGCTCAACGAGGAGGGCGTGCCGACGGACCGGATCGGCGTGCACTTCCACGACACCTACGGCCAGGCGCTGTCCAACACCCTCGCCGCGCTCCAGCACGGAGTGACCACCGTCGACGCCTCCGCGGGCGGCCTCGGCGGCTGCCCGTACGCGAAGAGCGCCACCGGCAACCTCGCCACCGAGGACCTGGTGTGGATGCTCGACGGCCTCGGCATCGAGACCGGGGTCGACCTGGCCGCGCTCACCGCCACGAGCGTGTGGATGGCCGAACAGCTGGGCCGTCCCAGCCCCTCCCGCACCGTCCGCGCCCTCTCCCACAAGGAGTAA